In one window of Drosophila mauritiana strain mau12 chromosome X, ASM438214v1, whole genome shotgun sequence DNA:
- the LOC117147963 gene encoding high mobility group protein D-like yields the protein MPHCGPRPKKPVSAFLMWINSAGRNYIRAMHPGISPQEVLMKGSEMWGAMVDEEKVVWQETARTAMADYKKKLEK from the coding sequence ATGCCACACTGCGGACCGCGCCCCAAAAAACCCGTGAGTGCATTCTTAATGTGGATAAATTCCGCCGGGCGCAATTACATAAGAGCGATGCATCCCGGGATCAGTCCCCAGGAAGTGTTAATGAAGGGCAGTGAGATGTGGGGAGCCATGGTCGATGAGGAGAAGGTCGTGTGGCAGGAGACGGCACGAACGGCAATGGCCGATTACAAGAAGAAATTGGAGAAGTGA
- the LOC117147959 gene encoding uncharacterized protein LOC117147959: MQPPKLCSRLRVKNYRYSIVHNRLDPDEHRDHNEPSSSITAAPEHNRLQERISSGTSAAMDDNQGRDEELTPKSTQPLKRVNAEPQGQTN; this comes from the coding sequence atgcagccgccaaaactgtgcagtagactgcGAGTGAAGAACTATCGTTACTCGATTGTGCACAATCGCCTAGACCCGGACGAACATCGCGACCATAACGAGCCCAGTTCCTCCATTACCGCCGCCCCGGAACATAACCGGCTGCAGGAGAGGATCTCGAGTGGAACCAGTGCTGCCATGGATGACAACCAGGGGCGCGATGAAGAACTCACACCAAAAAGCACCCAACCACTAAAGAGGGTAAATGCTGAGCCGCAAGGGCAAACTAATTGA